The following proteins are co-located in the Deinococcus metallilatus genome:
- the cas5e gene encoding type I-E CRISPR-associated protein Cas5/CasD: protein MTTLLIPLGGPMQSWGTRSRFDDRDTGAEPSKSGVLGLCAAALGIDRGAPITHLSALRFGVRVDRAGVLMHDYHTAQLHPQQRGSGTSLTRRAYLADAAFWAGLSGDGALLRELHAALRDPHWPLSLGRKAFVPAIPLWFPEGLRPDALLPALRGAPTLRRREGGGPGETGDDLYRLVVDRAEVGEPPLHATPGERRDDPSAPFLERRYALRDVIEWAEALPHLHRPPEVSP from the coding sequence GTGACCACCCTGCTGATTCCCCTGGGCGGCCCCATGCAGTCCTGGGGCACCCGCTCGCGCTTCGACGACCGCGATACCGGGGCCGAACCCAGCAAGAGCGGGGTGCTGGGATTGTGTGCTGCCGCACTGGGCATCGACCGCGGCGCACCGATCACGCACCTGAGTGCCCTGCGCTTCGGGGTGCGGGTGGACCGGGCCGGAGTTCTCATGCACGATTACCACACGGCGCAACTGCACCCGCAGCAGCGCGGCAGCGGCACCAGCCTGACCCGCCGGGCCTACCTGGCCGATGCGGCCTTCTGGGCGGGCCTGTCGGGTGACGGGGCGCTGCTGCGCGAGTTGCACGCCGCGCTGCGTGATCCGCACTGGCCGCTGAGTCTGGGCCGCAAGGCGTTCGTGCCCGCCATTCCCCTGTGGTTCCCGGAAGGTCTGCGCCCGGATGCCCTGCTGCCCGCCCTACGCGGCGCGCCCACCCTGCGCCGACGGGAAGGGGGCGGTCCGGGCGAGACCGGGGACGACCTCTACCGCCTGGTGGTCGACCGGGCCGAGGTGGGTGAGCCGCCCCTGCACGCCACGCCCGGCGAGCGCCGCGACGACCCCAGCGCGCCCTTCCTTGAGCGGCGTTACGCCCTGCGTGACGTGATCGAGTGGGCGGAAGCCCTGCCGCACCTTCACCGGCCCCCGGAGGTGAGTCCGTGA
- the cas6e gene encoding type I-E CRISPR-associated protein Cas6/Cse3/CasE, whose protein sequence is MTLHLSRLFPGERHRHAVRDLSSPYALHQTLRWAFPGAGQPEAALPTGERLLWRQDTLTDPDSGEPGPVLLVQSVTPPDWGALNARDPGYLRAWNVRTLDLAPVLTPGQPLRFRLHANVTVRRQDEQGRSARHGLHRPEDQLAWLDRQGEKNGFDLLGADIRRAGRVRTRKGAQVITLHTVTFEGALRVRQPDLFHAAVRGGLGHAKSLGCGLLSLAPL, encoded by the coding sequence GTGACCCTGCATCTGTCCCGCCTCTTTCCGGGTGAACGCCACCGCCACGCTGTCCGCGACTTGAGTAGCCCCTACGCCCTGCACCAGACCCTGCGCTGGGCCTTTCCGGGGGCCGGTCAGCCGGAGGCAGCGCTCCCGACTGGCGAGCGCCTGCTGTGGCGTCAGGACACCCTGACGGACCCCGACTCGGGCGAGCCTGGCCCGGTGCTGCTCGTACAGAGCGTGACCCCGCCCGACTGGGGCGCGCTGAACGCCCGTGACCCCGGGTATCTGCGCGCCTGGAACGTGCGGACGCTCGACCTGGCCCCGGTGCTGACGCCGGGCCAGCCCCTGCGCTTTCGCCTGCACGCCAACGTGACCGTGCGGCGCCAGGATGAGCAGGGCCGCAGTGCCCGCCACGGCCTCCACCGGCCGGAGGACCAGCTCGCGTGGCTGGACCGCCAGGGCGAGAAGAACGGCTTCGACCTGCTGGGGGCCGACATCCGCCGTGCCGGACGTGTCCGCACGCGCAAGGGCGCCCAGGTCATCACCCTGCATACCGTCACCTTCGAGGGCGCGCTGCGGGTGAGACAACCGGACCTCTTTCACGCGGCCGTGCGGGGCGGCCTGGGCCACGCCAAGAGTCTGGGCTGTGGCCTGCTCAGCCTCGCGCCGTTATGA
- a CDS encoding vWA domain-containing protein, protein MGTSLADERAMQLRWSELNLGSMNGALEGIDLGDHWWNVPAGQWRQINAYSGEAGQSPIVISPAGWLVFNDRRRLDREREFNRRLYLHHLERAVHQVGLAHPLWALERAGGNWCTDGQREAELSAASALVAYSLIRSARGQEAERLALVPPGIPHMTDLTQALELLQSGTVRAADIEPHGPSLALSRRIPSGVAGRGPGRIEERLRSLERAANTGKCKLSEVDALRSFWQARREARQRGIHDQLRASIERVGTRTLDEVPGLREARAASPPPSRAQLAWRDFRESFPLLGPILAGMTLCEDPEVCRRLDIRIGAVAVERGVIYINPGAGLSLEEARFVIAHEALHVALGHHERRQGRDPELFNIACDLMINAWLTEMRFGVMPAGGCLDSDLAALGSAEAIYSKLARNVRLARRLQTLRGSGEDILDGDERYARLLNRAEQGSSVAHDHDSILLERLRRGLAEMEALQMRGLLPAGLDRLIRQRAAHGVPWRVELARYLGQHFRPGDTRRSYGRASRRQGSTPDLIRPACVVDQEREAQVLGVLIDTSGSMDERTLGLALGALSTTAQTLDIDLFRVVTCDAGAHDLGWRSPWAAGSGVTLVGGGGTVLQPGVDLIRTAKDVPADMPLLIITDGYFEPELHVPGEHAWLLDSHGELAIPTRAPVFRIRAR, encoded by the coding sequence ATGGGCACCAGTCTCGCAGACGAACGCGCGATGCAGCTTCGCTGGAGCGAACTTAACCTCGGCTCGATGAACGGCGCTCTGGAGGGCATCGACCTGGGCGACCACTGGTGGAACGTCCCCGCCGGGCAGTGGAGGCAGATCAACGCCTACAGTGGCGAGGCGGGGCAATCGCCCATCGTGATCTCCCCGGCGGGCTGGCTGGTGTTCAACGACCGGAGGCGGCTCGACCGGGAGCGCGAGTTCAACCGTCGCCTGTACCTGCATCACCTGGAACGGGCGGTGCATCAGGTGGGCCTGGCCCATCCCCTGTGGGCGCTGGAAAGAGCTGGTGGGAACTGGTGTACAGACGGGCAGCGGGAAGCGGAACTCAGCGCGGCAAGTGCCCTGGTGGCCTACAGCCTGATCCGCAGTGCAAGGGGACAGGAGGCTGAGCGCCTCGCCCTGGTCCCGCCCGGCATACCGCACATGACGGACCTCACACAGGCGCTGGAACTCCTGCAGTCCGGGACCGTCCGCGCCGCCGACATCGAGCCGCATGGACCGTCTCTGGCTCTCTCGCGCCGGATTCCGTCGGGCGTCGCCGGGCGGGGGCCGGGCCGCATCGAAGAACGGCTGCGTTCATTGGAACGGGCGGCCAACACCGGGAAGTGCAAGCTGTCCGAGGTGGACGCCCTGCGCTCCTTCTGGCAGGCGCGGCGGGAAGCGCGGCAGCGGGGCATCCACGACCAGTTACGGGCCAGCATCGAACGGGTGGGGACCCGGACCCTGGATGAGGTGCCGGGGTTGCGGGAAGCGCGGGCGGCCTCACCTCCCCCCAGCCGGGCACAACTGGCGTGGCGGGACTTCCGCGAGAGCTTTCCCCTGCTGGGTCCCATCCTGGCCGGGATGACCCTGTGCGAGGACCCCGAGGTCTGCCGCCGCCTGGACATCCGCATCGGCGCCGTAGCGGTGGAACGGGGCGTCATCTACATCAATCCCGGGGCGGGGCTGAGCCTGGAGGAGGCCCGCTTCGTGATCGCCCACGAAGCCCTGCACGTCGCCCTGGGCCACCACGAGCGGCGCCAGGGCCGGGACCCGGAACTCTTCAATATCGCCTGTGACCTGATGATCAACGCCTGGCTGACCGAGATGCGCTTCGGGGTCATGCCTGCCGGGGGCTGCCTGGATTCGGACCTCGCGGCGCTGGGCAGCGCGGAGGCCATCTACTCGAAGCTCGCTCGCAACGTGCGCCTGGCCCGCCGCCTCCAGACCCTGCGGGGAAGCGGGGAGGACATCCTTGACGGGGACGAGCGGTACGCCCGGCTGCTGAACCGGGCGGAACAGGGCAGCAGCGTGGCCCACGACCACGACAGCATCCTGCTCGAACGGTTGCGGCGCGGTCTGGCCGAGATGGAGGCCCTCCAGATGCGCGGCCTGCTGCCCGCCGGACTCGACCGCCTGATCCGGCAGCGGGCGGCCCACGGTGTGCCCTGGCGGGTGGAACTCGCCCGCTACCTGGGGCAGCACTTCCGGCCCGGGGACACCCGCCGCAGCTATGGACGGGCGTCAAGGCGGCAGGGATCCACCCCGGACCTCATCCGCCCGGCCTGCGTCGTGGACCAGGAGCGAGAGGCACAGGTGCTGGGCGTGCTGATCGACACCAGCGGGAGTATGGACGAGCGGACCCTGGGGCTGGCCCTCGGTGCCCTGTCCACCACCGCGCAGACGCTGGACATCGACCTCTTCCGGGTGGTGACCTGCGACGCGGGCGCGCACGACCTGGGCTGGCGCAGTCCCTGGGCGGCGGGGAGCGGCGTGACGCTGGTCGGTGGGGGCGGCACCGTCCTGCAACCCGGCGTGGACCTGATCCGCACGGCGAAGGACGTGCCCGCGGACATGCCGCTGCTGATCATCACCGACGGGTACTTCGAGCCGGAGTTGCATGTGCCCGGCGAACACGCCTGGCTGCTCGACAGTCACGGGGAGCTGGCGATTCCCACCCGGGCCCCGGTCTTCCGCATCCGCGCGCGCTAA
- a CDS encoding 3'-5' exonuclease, with product MTLLNVVDVEATCWAGEPPPGQRSEIIEIGLCVLDLVSLERLEKCSLLVRPEHSEVSAFCTQLTGLTPEKVAAGIPFREACEILRREFSSESRPWASWGDYDRKQFERQYGGEVRYPFGSRHVNAKQVYASGYGLRRRGMARALQRKACMLEGIHHCGADDAWNIAALIARMVRDGVWSREDRGQAASSIL from the coding sequence GTGACGCTGCTCAACGTCGTGGACGTGGAGGCCACCTGCTGGGCGGGAGAGCCTCCGCCGGGTCAGCGCAGCGAGATCATCGAGATCGGCCTCTGCGTGCTGGACCTCGTGTCGCTCGAGCGGCTGGAGAAATGCAGCCTGCTCGTTCGGCCCGAGCATTCGGAGGTCAGTGCCTTCTGCACGCAGCTCACCGGGCTGACACCGGAGAAGGTCGCGGCGGGCATTCCCTTTCGCGAAGCCTGCGAGATCCTGCGGCGCGAGTTCTCCTCGGAGTCCCGGCCCTGGGCAAGCTGGGGCGACTACGACCGCAAACAGTTCGAGCGGCAGTATGGGGGAGAGGTCCGATATCCTTTCGGCTCCCGGCACGTGAATGCCAAGCAGGTGTACGCCAGTGGGTATGGCCTCAGGCGGCGAGGGATGGCGCGTGCCCTCCAGCGGAAGGCCTGCATGCTGGAGGGCATCCACCACTGCGGCGCAGACGACGCCTGGAACATTGCGGCTCTGATTGCGAGGATGGTCCGGGACGGCGTCTGGAGCCGGGAGGACAGGGGCCAGGCGGCCAGCTCCATCCTGTGA
- a CDS encoding AAA family ATPase: protein MQDIPKVNHTQLVELLTNVSTRRPVMIWGPPGIGKSSAVEQFGRAVGMPVQVAMASQMASEDLIGVPIPDHTTRTSRFYPPSIIARPEPYILFLDEINGAHSDVQRALFSLIHDRTIGEYRLPEGSAVVCAGNGAGTNAVARPLPAPLINRMVHVELRLDLKGWLSWAHQAGLHPLVTGYVEARGVSVLSGNVPGGDEVFTTPRSWHLASDVLTEMGVPRVSEEGQDEPLDLIRLAAGSTLSAGQAEGFLAWVKTRHEGLNLGRLLRGEAKLPDMEAQRSVAIELAHLLGMRLATELPREEVRLRGESLALALGGKRLIAEFALRSPEIAMLIVNREGLPEWFVSQVIEELPAMRAWV, encoded by the coding sequence TTGCAGGACATCCCGAAAGTCAACCACACCCAGCTCGTCGAGCTGCTGACGAACGTCTCCACCCGCCGCCCCGTGATGATCTGGGGCCCACCCGGGATCGGCAAGAGCAGCGCCGTCGAGCAGTTCGGCCGGGCCGTCGGCATGCCTGTCCAGGTGGCGATGGCCTCCCAGATGGCCAGCGAGGACCTGATCGGCGTCCCCATCCCCGACCACACCACCCGCACCAGCCGCTTCTATCCCCCGTCGATCATTGCCCGCCCCGAGCCCTACATCCTGTTCCTCGACGAGATCAACGGCGCCCACTCGGACGTGCAACGCGCCCTGTTCTCCCTGATTCACGACCGCACCATCGGCGAGTACCGCCTGCCGGAGGGTTCTGCGGTCGTCTGTGCCGGGAACGGGGCCGGCACGAACGCCGTCGCCCGCCCGCTCCCCGCCCCCCTGATCAACCGGATGGTGCATGTGGAACTGCGGCTGGACCTGAAAGGCTGGCTGAGCTGGGCACATCAGGCCGGACTGCACCCGTTGGTCACCGGATATGTCGAAGCCCGTGGTGTCTCGGTGCTGAGTGGCAACGTTCCCGGAGGAGACGAGGTATTCACCACGCCGCGCAGTTGGCATCTGGCGTCCGACGTCCTGACGGAGATGGGCGTGCCCCGTGTTTCCGAGGAGGGCCAGGACGAACCTCTCGACCTGATCCGCCTGGCGGCCGGGAGTACCCTCTCGGCCGGGCAGGCCGAGGGCTTTCTGGCCTGGGTGAAGACCCGGCATGAGGGCCTGAACCTGGGCCGCCTGCTGCGCGGCGAGGCGAAGCTTCCCGACATGGAGGCGCAGCGCTCGGTCGCCATCGAACTCGCCCACCTGCTGGGCATGAGGCTCGCCACCGAACTGCCCCGCGAGGAGGTCCGGCTGCGCGGCGAGAGCCTGGCCCTGGCGCTGGGCGGCAAGCGGTTGATCGCGGAGTTCGCCCTGCGCAGTCCGGAGATCGCGATGCTGATCGTGAACCGTGAAGGGCTGCCGGAGTGGTTCGTCTCGCAGGTGATCGAGGAACTGCCTGCCATGCGGGCGTGGGTCTGA
- the cas1e gene encoding type I-E CRISPR-associated endonuclease Cas1e, which translates to MPGATGMTGGGIIWHKQNLRELPKFRDGTTYLYLEHTRLEQDGRGVRAYHPDGMVTLPVASLSVLLLGPGCSVSHEAVKALSNTGCSLLWVGEGGVRLYASGLGETRSAVRLHRQARLWANTQSRLRVVRQMYAMRFPEGLPEDLTLQQIRGREGARVRDAYARYSKAHGVKWDARQYKMQDWDRATPLNKAVSAGNTCLYGLAHAAILATGYSPALGFVHTGKMLSFVYDVADLYKVEVVLPVAFREAATPGDDLERRVRTGLRDHMTQLRLLERMAADLHHLLGGDEPDADDLAPGDLWDPEGDVRGGVNHG; encoded by the coding sequence ATGCCTGGGGCAACCGGCATGACCGGGGGCGGCATCATCTGGCACAAGCAGAACTTGCGCGAACTCCCCAAGTTCCGCGATGGCACCACGTACCTCTACCTCGAACACACCCGGCTGGAACAGGACGGGCGGGGGGTGCGCGCCTACCACCCGGACGGCATGGTGACCCTCCCCGTGGCGAGCCTGAGCGTGCTGCTCCTCGGCCCCGGGTGCAGCGTCAGCCACGAGGCCGTCAAGGCGCTGTCGAACACGGGTTGCTCGCTGCTGTGGGTGGGTGAAGGTGGGGTCCGCCTCTACGCGAGCGGCCTCGGCGAGACGCGCAGTGCCGTTCGCCTCCACCGTCAGGCCCGGCTCTGGGCCAACACCCAAAGCCGCCTCCGCGTCGTCCGGCAGATGTACGCCATGCGTTTCCCCGAAGGGTTGCCGGAGGACCTCACCCTCCAGCAGATCCGGGGCCGTGAGGGTGCCCGCGTGCGCGACGCTTACGCCCGCTACAGCAAGGCGCACGGTGTCAAGTGGGATGCCCGCCAGTACAAGATGCAGGACTGGGACCGGGCGACGCCGCTCAACAAGGCGGTGAGCGCGGGCAATACCTGCCTGTACGGCCTGGCCCACGCGGCCATCCTCGCCACCGGGTACAGCCCGGCCCTGGGTTTCGTCCACACCGGCAAGATGCTGTCCTTCGTGTACGACGTGGCCGACCTGTACAAGGTGGAAGTCGTCCTCCCCGTCGCCTTCCGCGAGGCCGCCACCCCGGGCGACGACCTGGAACGCCGCGTCCGTACCGGCCTGCGCGACCACATGACCCAGCTTCGCCTGCTCGAACGCATGGCCGCCGACCTTCACCACCTCCTCGGCGGAGACGAACCGGACGCCGACGACCTCGCTCCGGGCGACCTCTGGGACCCGGAAGGCGACGTGCGCGGTGGGGTGAATCACGGATGA
- the casA gene encoding type I-E CRISPR-associated protein Cse1/CasA produces MFSFNLLDEPWIPVRPGDGGPVREVGLRELLTQARAFQRIDDPSPLVTVALLRLSLALLHRALRGPKNAEQAAEWFRDGFPEDRLEAYFTAHAQNFDLFHPERPFWQVRDLTPDLEGGKYRSHWTRLGSEVGSANTSPLFNPAARPGGERSDPLSPAEAARRLVEGQTFLLGGLIKRFTTSAKAAPVATYALTAAQGHTLHETLCLNLTPYPEYGTDQAVWEREPLTVAAVKRYYELELGDVPLGRADRYTWPARSVRLIPEGDEAGSVRVATIGFAAGLPLEGAPEGAGRNLDPMVTLRAPADPKKPERFPLKLRREQLLWRDLSALLPDPHHEIQVAGQGGDTHFQASSGGQAPGTLTHARLVLEGVRGRQDVALTVTGQLSDQGKTFAYRQETYTLPAAFVTDAEGFTAAVTDALGAARGMAEGLRQATARLAAEVLSRGGERDPHKEDVATLARTLPGLGAYWAGLEAPFRVFLSELGTPEQARAAWVSAVDRQARRAWELNLQGAGGDGQTLGFAYRPRRTDGKYQPSPQALLERALRALHRSTDVQEVAPA; encoded by the coding sequence TTGTTTTCTTTCAATCTACTTGACGAACCCTGGATTCCCGTCCGGCCAGGGGACGGCGGCCCTGTCCGCGAGGTCGGCCTGCGTGAGCTGCTGACCCAGGCCCGCGCGTTTCAGCGCATTGACGACCCGTCGCCGCTGGTGACCGTGGCGCTGCTGCGCCTGAGCCTGGCGCTGCTCCACCGCGCCCTGCGGGGGCCGAAGAATGCCGAGCAGGCCGCCGAATGGTTCAGGGACGGGTTTCCCGAAGACCGACTGGAGGCGTATTTCACCGCACACGCGCAGAACTTCGACCTGTTTCACCCCGAGCGGCCCTTCTGGCAGGTGCGCGACCTGACGCCCGATCTGGAAGGCGGCAAGTACCGCAGCCACTGGACGCGCCTGGGCAGCGAGGTCGGCAGCGCGAACACCTCGCCGCTGTTCAACCCGGCGGCCCGGCCCGGCGGGGAACGCAGCGACCCCCTCAGCCCGGCCGAGGCGGCGCGGCGGCTGGTGGAGGGGCAGACTTTTTTGCTGGGCGGCCTGATCAAGCGCTTCACGACGTCCGCCAAGGCCGCGCCGGTCGCCACCTATGCCCTCACGGCGGCGCAGGGCCACACCCTGCACGAGACGCTGTGCCTGAACCTCACCCCTTACCCGGAGTACGGGACCGATCAGGCCGTGTGGGAGCGCGAGCCGCTGACGGTCGCCGCCGTGAAGCGGTACTACGAACTGGAGCTGGGCGACGTGCCGCTGGGCCGCGCCGACCGCTACACCTGGCCCGCGCGCAGCGTGCGGCTGATCCCGGAAGGGGATGAGGCGGGTTCAGTGCGGGTGGCCACCATCGGCTTCGCGGCGGGCCTGCCCCTGGAGGGCGCCCCGGAAGGCGCGGGCCGCAACCTCGACCCGATGGTGACGCTGCGCGCCCCGGCCGACCCGAAAAAGCCCGAGCGGTTTCCGCTCAAGCTGCGGCGCGAGCAACTGCTGTGGCGCGACCTGAGCGCCCTGCTGCCCGACCCGCACCACGAGATTCAGGTGGCCGGGCAGGGCGGGGACACCCACTTTCAGGCCAGCTCCGGCGGCCAGGCCCCCGGCACCCTGACCCACGCCCGCCTCGTGCTGGAGGGGGTGCGGGGCCGCCAGGACGTGGCGCTGACGGTCACGGGGCAACTGAGCGACCAGGGCAAGACGTTCGCGTACCGGCAGGAAACCTACACCCTGCCCGCGGCGTTCGTCACGGATGCCGAGGGCTTCACGGCCGCCGTGACCGACGCGCTGGGGGCGGCGCGGGGCATGGCCGAGGGCCTGCGGCAGGCCACCGCCCGCCTCGCCGCCGAAGTCCTTTCCCGTGGCGGCGAGCGCGACCCCCACAAGGAGGACGTGGCCACGCTGGCTCGCACGCTGCCGGGCCTGGGGGCGTACTGGGCGGGATTGGAAGCGCCCTTCCGGGTATTCCTGTCGGAGCTGGGCACCCCCGAGCAGGCGCGGGCGGCCTGGGTCAGCGCCGTGGACCGCCAGGCCCGCCGCGCCTGGGAATTGAACCTCCAGGGCGCGGGCGGGGACGGACAGACGCTCGGCTTCGCGTACCGCCCCCGCCGCACCGACGGCAAATACCAGCCCAGCCCGCAGGCCCTGCTGGAGCGCGCCCTGAGGGCGCTCCACCGCTCCACCGATGTCCAGGAGGTCGCCCCCGCATGA
- the cas2e gene encoding type I-E CRISPR-associated endoribonuclease Cas2e, producing the protein MTLEAVPPSLRGELSRWLLEVQPGVYVGNASALVRDLLWDKVVQHARTGRCTQLYRANNEQGFAVRLHGDPKRRLVELDGFQLIAVRNARHAELDREYAPPEDDDKL; encoded by the coding sequence ATGACGCTCGAAGCCGTGCCGCCCTCCCTGCGCGGCGAACTCAGCCGCTGGCTGCTGGAAGTGCAGCCGGGCGTCTATGTCGGCAACGCCTCCGCCCTGGTCCGTGACCTGCTGTGGGACAAGGTCGTGCAGCACGCCCGCACAGGTCGCTGCACCCAGCTCTACCGCGCGAACAACGAGCAGGGCTTTGCCGTCCGCCTGCACGGCGACCCGAAACGTCGCCTGGTCGAACTGGACGGCTTTCAACTCATTGCCGTCCGCAACGCCCGTCATGCAGAATTGGACCGGGAGTATGCCCCTCCCGAGGACGATGACAAATTGTGA
- the cas7e gene encoding type I-E CRISPR-associated protein Cas7/Cse4/CasC, whose protein sequence is MKALLELHYLQNFAPSNLNRDDTGSPKDAYFGGTRRARVSSQSFKRAMRMDFRERGTVTPAELGERTKRAHEAVRDRLVAAGKPAAEAEQAAVEALRAVKLDVKVSKRKDGTEEKKSEYLLFLGRDELQRFSDLILQHWDELALHLQKLEEESKKAKPRPVELDKKFRAVFLGALDGSRAVDVALFGRMLADLPDKNADAAAQVAHALSTHAMRGREFDFYTAVDDLKPGDTAGADMLGTVEFGSATYYRYACVDLQKLLQNLGGDLDLAVRGLRAFLEASVYAAPTGKQNTFAAHNAPSLMVQVVREDTSPRNLANAFERAVRERGEGFVRPSMEALAAEMKRQDAVFGGAGRVRYVNAVDGQEVADLEGRLDSVQALIDATVADAEGLLRGLKVSGALG, encoded by the coding sequence GTGAAAGCCCTTCTGGAACTGCACTACCTGCAAAACTTCGCGCCCAGCAACCTCAACCGCGACGACACCGGCAGCCCCAAGGACGCCTACTTCGGCGGCACCCGGCGGGCGCGGGTGTCCTCGCAGAGCTTCAAGCGGGCCATGCGGATGGATTTTCGTGAGCGCGGCACCGTGACACCCGCCGAACTGGGCGAGCGCACCAAGCGCGCCCACGAGGCGGTCCGGGACCGGCTGGTCGCGGCTGGCAAACCTGCGGCCGAGGCGGAACAGGCGGCCGTGGAGGCCCTGCGGGCCGTGAAACTCGACGTGAAGGTCAGCAAGCGCAAGGACGGCACCGAGGAGAAGAAGTCGGAGTACCTGCTGTTTTTGGGGCGCGACGAGTTGCAGCGCTTCAGCGACCTGATTCTTCAGCACTGGGACGAACTGGCCCTGCACCTGCAAAAGCTGGAGGAAGAGAGCAAAAAGGCCAAACCCCGGCCGGTGGAGCTGGACAAGAAATTCAGGGCGGTGTTCCTGGGGGCGCTGGACGGCTCCCGCGCGGTGGACGTGGCCCTGTTCGGCCGGATGCTGGCCGACCTGCCCGACAAGAATGCCGACGCGGCAGCCCAGGTGGCACACGCGCTGAGCACGCACGCCATGCGCGGCCGGGAGTTCGACTTCTACACCGCCGTGGACGACCTGAAACCCGGCGACACGGCGGGCGCGGACATGCTGGGCACCGTGGAATTCGGCAGCGCCACCTACTACCGCTACGCCTGCGTGGACCTTCAGAAGCTGCTCCAGAACCTGGGGGGCGACCTGGATCTGGCGGTGCGGGGCCTGCGCGCCTTTCTGGAGGCGAGCGTGTACGCCGCGCCGACGGGCAAGCAGAACACGTTCGCGGCCCACAACGCGCCCAGCCTGATGGTGCAGGTGGTGCGCGAGGACACCAGCCCCCGCAACCTCGCCAACGCCTTCGAGCGCGCGGTCCGCGAACGTGGCGAGGGCTTCGTGCGGCCCAGCATGGAGGCCCTGGCCGCCGAGATGAAGAGGCAGGACGCGGTGTTCGGCGGCGCTGGCCGCGTCCGCTACGTGAACGCCGTGGACGGGCAGGAGGTGGCGGACCTAGAGGGGCGTCTGGACAGCGTGCAGGCCCTGATCGACGCCACCGTCGCGGACGCCGAGGGGTTGCTGCGCGGCCTGAAGGTCAGTGGGGCGCTGGGGTGA
- the casB gene encoding type I-E CRISPR-associated protein Cse2/CasB, producing MTDTATPTEPTPHERLLVSLSRLDRGQLAHLRRSLGDDRPGQSVPWLEGVFLRSGLNLAGREGQWRALAVVAGLYALTERPDGTETFGAAPEHRPSFGRTFGQLYLDQDQRPSTEKRFLALLDADADALPYALRQAVTLLAAGDLRPDWVQLMADVSDWSRDGAGDRVRRRWALDFYRRAERLSDPDPTAGEPDAPTGPLPLDTPTPSDEEGETL from the coding sequence ATGACCGATACTGCCACCCCCACCGAACCCACCCCGCACGAGCGGCTGCTCGTCTCCCTTTCGCGCCTCGACCGGGGCCAACTGGCGCACCTGCGCCGCTCGCTGGGCGACGACCGGCCCGGCCAGAGCGTGCCCTGGCTGGAGGGCGTGTTCCTGCGCTCGGGACTGAACCTCGCCGGGCGCGAGGGACAGTGGCGCGCGCTGGCCGTCGTGGCGGGCCTGTACGCCCTGACCGAGCGCCCCGACGGCACCGAGACCTTTGGGGCCGCGCCGGAACACCGCCCCTCGTTCGGGCGCACCTTCGGGCAGCTCTATCTGGACCAGGACCAGCGGCCCAGCACCGAGAAACGCTTTCTGGCCCTGCTGGACGCCGACGCGGACGCCCTGCCCTACGCGCTGCGGCAGGCGGTCACGCTGTTGGCGGCGGGCGACCTGCGGCCCGACTGGGTGCAACTGATGGCCGACGTGAGCGACTGGTCCCGCGACGGCGCGGGCGACCGGGTGCGCCGCCGCTGGGCGCTGGACTTCTACCGCCGCGCCGAACGCCTGAGCGACCCCGACCCCACCGCCGGGGAGCCGGACGCCCCCACCGGCCCCCTGCCCCTGGACACCCCCACCCCCTCGGATGAGGAAGGAGAGACCCTGTGA